The Chlamydiales bacterium sequence TGACGGTTTCATGAAAAAAGGGAGAGTAATGAGGGGGCGCTAATGTAGCATTTTCCTCAAAAGAACTCCTCTTGTTATTTATGATGCTATATGATAGCATGTGTGCTTTATTTTTAAAACGGATGTAACCGATGCCTAGAATAATAGGAATTGATATTCCAAATGATAAACGATTAGAAGTAAGTCTGACATATCTGTATGGTATTGGGCGTAATCTTTCAAAGGAACTGATTAGTAAGTTAGGGCTTGATCCTAACATGCGTGCTGGAAAGTTGACGGATGAAGATGTTGCTCGAATCAATGGTGTGCTTCAGGAAGAGTATGTTGTAGAAGGCGATTTGCGCAGGCAAGTTCAAAACAATATCAAACGATTAATAAGTATACATTCTTATCGAGGTATGCGTCACAAAGTCGGTTTACCTGTCAGAGGACAGAGAACAAAGACAAACGCAAGAACGAGAAAAGGGCGTCGTAAGACGGTCGCTAATAAGAAGAAATAGTTGATATAGGAGTCAATATTTTGAGCAAGCAAGTAGCTTCGACAAAAAAACCGAATGTAAAGGTTAAAAGAAAACAGGCAAGACACGTGCCTGTGGGTGTTGCTCATGTAAAGGCAACATTTAATAATACAATTGTTGTCATTACAGATCCTGCTGGCAGCGTCTTATCATGGGCTTCTGCTGGTAAAGTGAACTTTTCTGGTTCACGTAAATCTTCTGCCTTTGCAGCGACTGTAGCAGCTCAAGATGCAGCTAAGACGGCTATGTCTATGGGAATGAAAGAAATTGAAGTAAATTTAAAAGGACCTGGAGCTGGTCGTGAGTCGGCTGTGCGCGGACTTCAAAGTTCAGGGCTTTTAATTTCTGTGATACGAGATAAGACACCCGTGCCTCACAATGGTTGCAGGCCACGTAAGCGTAGACGTGTCTAAGAAAAGTTACGCATAAGTGACTATGTATATCTAACAGTTGAAAGTGGAGTTGGTTCATGTCGGTTCTTTATGGCAAATTTGAAATGCCAGAAAAAATTACTGTTGAGGAGAAAAAAGGGGTTTCCTTTTGTAGATTTATTGCAGAGCCCTTTGAAAGAGGGTTTGGCCATACTATAGGGAACTCTCTTCGGCGCATGTTGCTTACTTCATTAGAGGCACCCGCAATCATATCTTTTTATATGGAAGGGGTTCCACATGAGTATATGGCAATTGATGGTGTTGTTGAAGATGTGACTAATATCATCCTTAACATTAAAGGTGCTTTGTTGCGTAGAGCTCCTTCAGAAGAGCATTACAATTTTAGGGGTCATAGGGTGGTCTCTAAAATTTTAACGATCACTGCTGAAGATCTTGAGAAAAAAGGACAGGTAAGAGTAACTTTAGGCGATATTGCAGGGGGCAATAGTGATTTTGATGTTGTTAATCCAGATCACTATTTATTTACTGTAACAAAGCCGATGACAAAGCGTGTTGATTTTAAAGTTGCCGTTGGCAGAGGATATGTTCCTTCAGAGCGTCATGTCATTTTAGATAGAATAACAGATGAAATTGTTATCGATTCAGCGTTTTCACCTGTACGCTTAGTAAGTTACTATGTTGAAAACACACGTGTTGGTCAGGATACAGACTACGATCGTTTAATTCTTGAAATTACGACAGATGGTAGAGTAACTGCTGAAGAGGCACTTTCTTATGCAACACAAATTGGTATTAAGCATTTTGAAGTTTTTAATAAAGTACAAAAACATCAGCTTATTTTTGAGCAGGAAGAAATTTTAGAAGATTCAGATAGGGATGAGATCTTACAAAAACTCGCATTACGTATAGGTGAGATTGAATTATCTGTACGTAGCACAAATTGTTTAAATGGTGCTGAGATTGAGTTTATAGGTGAGCTGGTTGTTCGTGCTGAGTCTGAAATGTTAAAGTTTAGAAATTTTGGCAAGAAATCGCTTAATGAAATTAAAGCTAAATTAATGGAAATGGGTTTACATCTCGGTATGGATCTTGCTAAATATGGTATCACTAGAGATAATGTTAGAGATATTATTTTGGCATATATTCAAGAGATTCAAGGTAAGGAAGAATGAGACATCGTAAAGCTACTTTTAAAGTTGGACGAACAGGTGCGCACAGACGTTGTATGATTGCGAACATGTTAAAGTCGTTAATTATTAATGGTCGTATTCAAACCACAATCACAAAGGCTAAAGAGCTTCGCAGACATGCGGATAGAATGGTTACGTTAGCTAAAAAGAATGATTTGGCTAGTAGACGACTTGCAATTGCTAAGTTGATGGTTGTGTTTAATTCACTAACGCCTAAGGAAGCAAGGGCTGCAACTAAAGACCAAGACAAAAGTTCTTATAATAATGATAGACTTGTTATTGGAAAGCTTTTTGACGATTTAGGTACCCGTTTTGCTACCCGTCAGGGCGGTTATACGCGTATCATACGTATGC is a genomic window containing:
- the rplQ gene encoding 50S ribosomal protein L17; translation: MRHRKATFKVGRTGAHRRCMIANMLKSLIINGRIQTTITKAKELRRHADRMVTLAKKNDLASRRLAIAKLMVVFNSLTPKEARAATKDQDKSSYNNDRLVIGKLFDDLGTRFATRQGGYTRIIRMPNVRQGDSAPVCLLEYLTE
- a CDS encoding DNA-directed RNA polymerase subunit alpha yields the protein MSVLYGKFEMPEKITVEEKKGVSFCRFIAEPFERGFGHTIGNSLRRMLLTSLEAPAIISFYMEGVPHEYMAIDGVVEDVTNIILNIKGALLRRAPSEEHYNFRGHRVVSKILTITAEDLEKKGQVRVTLGDIAGGNSDFDVVNPDHYLFTVTKPMTKRVDFKVAVGRGYVPSERHVILDRITDEIVIDSAFSPVRLVSYYVENTRVGQDTDYDRLILEITTDGRVTAEEALSYATQIGIKHFEVFNKVQKHQLIFEQEEILEDSDRDEILQKLALRIGEIELSVRSTNCLNGAEIEFIGELVVRAESEMLKFRNFGKKSLNEIKAKLMEMGLHLGMDLAKYGITRDNVRDIILAYIQEIQGKEE
- the rpsK gene encoding 30S ribosomal protein S11, whose protein sequence is MSKQVASTKKPNVKVKRKQARHVPVGVAHVKATFNNTIVVITDPAGSVLSWASAGKVNFSGSRKSSAFAATVAAQDAAKTAMSMGMKEIEVNLKGPGAGRESAVRGLQSSGLLISVIRDKTPVPHNGCRPRKRRRV
- the rpsM gene encoding 30S ribosomal protein S13; protein product: MPRIIGIDIPNDKRLEVSLTYLYGIGRNLSKELISKLGLDPNMRAGKLTDEDVARINGVLQEEYVVEGDLRRQVQNNIKRLISIHSYRGMRHKVGLPVRGQRTKTNARTRKGRRKTVANKKK